From the Elstera cyanobacteriorum genome, one window contains:
- a CDS encoding YeeE/YedE family protein, translating to MTAFSPVSALVGGGLIGLASVLMLAVFGRIAGISGIAVRLLPPYTDRETSGRAAFILGLIAAPLLIWLLTGTRPAAVVEAGPMRLLVAGALVGFGAVYGSGCTSGHGVCGLSRLSRRSFVAVGVFMTTAILTVFVTRHWMGV from the coding sequence ATGACAGCGTTTTCGCCCGTGAGCGCCCTGGTCGGCGGCGGCTTAATCGGGCTGGCGTCAGTGCTAATGCTCGCCGTCTTTGGACGGATCGCCGGGATCAGCGGCATCGCGGTCCGGCTGTTGCCGCCCTATACCGACCGGGAAACCAGCGGGCGGGCGGCCTTCATCCTCGGGCTGATCGCCGCGCCGCTGTTGATCTGGCTGCTGACCGGCACGCGCCCCGCCGCCGTGGTCGAAGCCGGGCCGATGCGCCTGCTGGTGGCCGGTGCCCTGGTCGGGTTCGGCGCGGTCTATGGCAGTGGTTGCACCTCCGGTCACGGGGTCTGCGGTCTGTCGCGCCTATCGAGACGCTCCTTCGTCGCGGTTGGCGTGTTCATGACAACAGCGATCCTGACGGTCTTCGTCACTCGGCATTGGATGGGGGTGTGA
- the metX gene encoding homoserine O-acetyltransferase MetX, whose protein sequence is MTDLTASIPATTRQVIRFDAPLPLDSGQTLAPFSLGVTTYGTLNESRSNAVLICHALTGDQYVAQKHPVTGREGWWSLLVGPGKILDPARYFIVCSNVIGGCMGSTGPLETNPATGKAYAIDFPVITINDMVRAQERLMGHFGIDQWFAVVGGSMGGMQVLSWAAHYPEKVFAAVPIATSYRHSAQNIAFHEVGRQAIMADPDWREGHYPDAGTVPARGLSVARMAAHITYLSEPALHRKFGRSLQDRSAVTFGFDADFQVESYLRYQGAAFVDRFDANSYLYITRAMDYFDLAAEFGGLPKAFAGTQTRFCVLSFSSDWLFPTSESRALVHALNAVAANVSFCEIETDRGHDAFLLDEPEMFAVLRGFFQGCATLRGLA, encoded by the coding sequence ATGACTGACCTCACGGCTTCTATCCCCGCAACGACCCGGCAAGTGATCCGGTTCGATGCCCCGTTGCCGCTCGATAGCGGCCAAACCCTGGCGCCCTTCAGCCTCGGGGTGACCACCTATGGCACGCTGAACGAAAGCCGCAGCAATGCGGTTTTGATCTGCCACGCCCTGACCGGCGATCAATACGTCGCCCAAAAGCACCCGGTGACGGGGCGGGAGGGCTGGTGGAGCCTATTGGTCGGCCCCGGTAAGATTCTCGATCCGGCGCGCTATTTCATTGTCTGTTCCAACGTCATCGGCGGCTGCATGGGCTCGACCGGCCCGCTGGAAACGAATCCTGCCACCGGCAAGGCCTATGCCATCGATTTCCCGGTGATCACCATCAACGATATGGTGCGCGCCCAGGAACGGTTGATGGGCCATTTCGGCATTGATCAATGGTTCGCCGTCGTCGGCGGGTCGATGGGTGGCATGCAAGTTCTGTCGTGGGCGGCGCATTACCCCGAGAAGGTGTTCGCGGCGGTGCCCATTGCCACCTCCTACCGGCATTCCGCGCAGAATATCGCCTTTCACGAGGTCGGGCGCCAAGCGATCATGGCCGATCCCGACTGGCGCGAGGGCCATTACCCCGACGCGGGGACGGTACCGGCGCGCGGCCTGTCGGTTGCCCGCATGGCAGCCCATATCACCTATTTGTCGGAACCGGCGCTGCACCGAAAATTCGGCCGGTCGTTACAGGACCGCAGCGCCGTGACCTTCGGGTTCGACGCCGATTTTCAGGTGGAAAGCTATCTGCGCTACCAGGGCGCGGCCTTCGTGGATCGGTTCGACGCCAATTCGTACCTGTATATCACCCGCGCGATGGATTATTTCGACCTTGCCGCCGAGTTCGGTGGGCTACCGAAGGCTTTCGCGGGAACGCAAACGCGGTTTTGCGTCCTCTCCTTCTCCTCCGACTGGCTGTTTCCAACCTCGGAAAGCCGGGCGCTGGTGCATGCGCTGAATGCGGTCGCGGCGAATGTCTCCTTCTGCGAAATCGAGACCGACCGTGGCCATGACGCGTTTCTGCTCGACGAGCCGGAGATGTTCGCCGTGCTTCGCGGGTTCTTCCAGGGCTGCGCAACGCTGCGGGGGCTGGCATGA
- the pncA gene encoding bifunctional nicotinamidase/pyrazinamidase has product MRENSGRVLIVTDVQRDFCEGGALAVPRGEEVVRPINRLAQNYDLVVLTQDWHPANHQSFASQHPGRQPFEEMDFPYGLQTLWPDHCVQGSPGADFHPDLSVPHAALIIRKGFRAAVDSYSAFAEADGSVTGLGAYLRDRDVRHVDCVGLATDFCVAWSAEDAARQGFRVRVFQDACRAIDLNGSLEAAWARLSARGVALTQVG; this is encoded by the coding sequence ATGCGCGAAAATTCCGGCCGGGTACTGATCGTCACCGATGTGCAGCGCGATTTCTGCGAAGGCGGGGCGCTGGCCGTGCCGAGGGGGGAGGAGGTTGTCCGCCCGATCAACCGCTTGGCGCAAAATTACGATCTGGTGGTGCTGACCCAGGATTGGCACCCGGCGAACCATCAATCCTTCGCCAGCCAGCATCCGGGCCGCCAGCCGTTCGAGGAAATGGATTTCCCCTACGGCCTGCAAACCCTGTGGCCGGACCATTGCGTGCAAGGATCGCCCGGCGCAGATTTTCACCCGGACCTCTCGGTCCCCCATGCCGCGCTGATCATTCGCAAGGGCTTCCGCGCCGCCGTCGATAGCTATTCCGCCTTTGCCGAGGCCGATGGGTCGGTCACCGGTCTTGGCGCCTATCTGCGCGACCGCGATGTGCGCCACGTCGATTGCGTCGGCCTTGCCACCGATTTCTGCGTTGCGTGGAGCGCCGAGGATGCCGCCCGCCAAGGCTTCCGCGTCCGCGTGTTTCAAGATGCCTGCCGTGCCATCGACCTTAACGGGTCGCTGGAAGCTGCTTGGGCGCGCCTATCGGCGCGCGGCGTTGCCCTAACGCAGGTCGGTTAG
- the dapB gene encoding 4-hydroxy-tetrahydrodipicolinate reductase, whose product MKIGIVGGGGRMGQMLIRQVARTDGATLAGVTDREGAPALGQDAGLLAGLGPLGVPVTADPVALFAAADAVIDFTSPAATPLHAKLAAEHQTALIVGTTGLDEAAEEALAVAALSTPILQAPNMSLGVVLLSALVERVARSLDIDWDIEIVEMHHRHKVDAPSGTALALGQAAARGRNVDLADQSVRSRDGFTGPRTPGTIGFATLRGGDVIGDHTVTFAGQGERIELSHKAQSRDIFAAGAVRAALWCSGRSPGRYTMTDVLGLDQ is encoded by the coding sequence ATGAAGATCGGCATTGTCGGTGGCGGCGGACGGATGGGCCAAATGCTGATCCGGCAAGTCGCCCGGACCGATGGCGCGACCCTGGCGGGCGTGACCGACCGCGAGGGCGCCCCGGCGCTGGGTCAGGATGCCGGACTGCTCGCCGGTCTCGGGCCGCTCGGCGTGCCGGTGACGGCGGACCCAGTGGCATTGTTTGCCGCCGCAGATGCCGTGATCGATTTTACCTCCCCTGCCGCCACCCCCCTGCACGCCAAGCTGGCGGCGGAGCATCAGACTGCGCTGATCGTCGGCACCACTGGCCTTGATGAAGCGGCGGAAGAAGCGCTGGCCGTCGCCGCCCTGTCCACCCCCATTCTGCAAGCGCCGAACATGAGCCTCGGCGTCGTGCTGCTATCGGCCTTGGTGGAGCGGGTGGCCCGCAGCCTGGACATTGACTGGGATATCGAGATCGTCGAAATGCACCACCGCCATAAGGTCGATGCCCCCTCTGGCACCGCCCTCGCCTTAGGGCAGGCGGCGGCCCGCGGGCGGAACGTCGATCTCGCCGACCAATCGGTGCGCAGTCGCGATGGCTTCACCGGCCCGCGCACCCCTGGCACGATTGGGTTTGCCACGCTGCGCGGCGGCGATGTTATCGGTGATCACACCGTGACCTTTGCCGGGCAGGGGGAGCGGATCGAACTGAGCCATAAGGCCCAGAGCCGCGATATTTTCGCCGCCGGGGCCGTGCGCGCCGCCCTGTGGTGCAGCGGGCGGTCGCCCGGGCGTTACACGATGACCGACGTGCTGGGGCTTGATCAATAA
- the metW gene encoding methionine biosynthesis protein MetW, with the protein MIRRDLLSIAEMIDPGVRVLDIGCGDGALLHYLAETKQVDGRGIELSQAGVNGCVARGLSVIQGDADTDLRDYPAGSFDYAILSQTLQATRAPRDVLAHLARIGRRVIVSFPNFGHWRVRWALMAGGHMPNTPDLPYAWYDTPNIHLCTVQDFKGLAADLDLEIERLRALDSAGAPIPAWAARWPNLLAPQVVCLLRRR; encoded by the coding sequence ATGATCCGGCGCGATCTTCTGTCTATCGCCGAAATGATTGACCCCGGTGTGCGGGTTCTCGATATCGGCTGCGGCGATGGAGCGCTGCTGCATTATCTTGCGGAAACCAAGCAAGTGGACGGGCGCGGTATCGAACTGTCGCAAGCCGGGGTGAACGGCTGCGTGGCGCGCGGCCTATCGGTGATCCAGGGCGATGCCGATACGGATTTGCGCGATTACCCGGCGGGCAGCTTCGATTACGCGATCCTCAGCCAGACCTTGCAGGCGACCCGCGCGCCGCGCGACGTGCTGGCGCATCTGGCGCGGATCGGACGGCGGGTGATCGTCTCTTTCCCCAACTTCGGCCATTGGCGGGTGCGCTGGGCGTTGATGGCGGGCGGGCATATGCCGAATACGCCCGACCTGCCCTATGCTTGGTACGATACGCCGAACATTCACCTCTGTACGGTACAGGACTTCAAAGGCCTCGCCGCCGATCTGGACTTAGAGATCGAACGGCTGCGCGCCCTCGATTCGGCCGGGGCGCCGATCCCGGCCTGGGCGGCGCGCTGGCCGAACCTGCTGGCCCCGCAGGTGGTCTGCTTGCTGCGGCGGCGCTAG
- the hisC gene encoding histidinol-phosphate transaminase → MSKAPVPRPGILDIAAYVSGANQIGATVTLKQLSSNEGALGPSPAAMAALTAMAGELHRYPDGGSTALRQALAKKHGLDAARIVCGAGSDELIALLLKSYAGPGDEVLYSQHGFLMYPIGAKAVGATPVAAPETALRTDVDAMLAAVTPRTRVVFLANPNNPTGSYISAAEVARLHAGLPSDVLLIIDAAYAEYAEGRNDYTAGIDLVEKFANVVMLRTFSKIFALAALRLGWAYCSAPVADVLNRVRGPFNVSLAAQVAGVAAVEDSDFLARSRAHNEAWLPWMTEKLTALGLSVAPSAGNFILVRFPDTPGKTAADAWAYLSERGVLIRKMHSYGLAHSLRISIGPEEELQECLRLITEFLAA, encoded by the coding sequence ATGAGCAAGGCCCCCGTTCCGCGCCCCGGTATTTTGGATATTGCCGCCTATGTGAGCGGCGCCAATCAGATTGGGGCGACGGTGACCCTAAAGCAGCTTTCTTCCAACGAAGGCGCGCTTGGCCCCAGCCCGGCGGCGATGGCTGCGCTGACGGCGATGGCGGGCGAGCTGCACCGCTACCCGGACGGCGGTAGTACGGCGCTGCGGCAGGCGTTGGCCAAAAAGCACGGGCTGGATGCCGCCCGCATCGTCTGTGGCGCCGGGTCGGACGAACTCATCGCCCTGCTGCTGAAGTCCTATGCGGGTCCGGGGGACGAGGTTCTCTATAGCCAGCACGGCTTCTTGATGTATCCCATCGGCGCCAAAGCGGTTGGGGCAACGCCGGTGGCCGCGCCGGAAACCGCGCTGCGCACGGATGTCGATGCTATGCTGGCGGCAGTCACGCCGCGCACGCGCGTCGTCTTCCTCGCCAACCCGAATAATCCGACCGGCTCCTATATCTCGGCGGCGGAGGTGGCGCGCCTACACGCCGGGCTGCCGTCTGATGTGCTGCTGATCATCGACGCCGCCTATGCCGAATATGCGGAAGGCCGCAACGATTACACGGCGGGCATCGACCTCGTCGAAAAATTCGCGAATGTCGTGATGCTGCGCACGTTCTCGAAGATTTTCGCTCTGGCCGCCCTGCGTCTCGGTTGGGCCTATTGTTCGGCCCCGGTGGCCGATGTGCTGAACCGCGTGCGCGGGCCGTTTAATGTCAGCCTAGCCGCCCAGGTTGCCGGGGTGGCCGCCGTCGAAGATAGCGATTTCCTCGCCCGCTCCCGCGCCCATAACGAAGCCTGGTTGCCGTGGATGACGGAAAAACTGACCGCCTTGGGTCTAAGCGTCGCCCCCAGCGCCGGGAACTTCATTCTGGTGCGCTTCCCGGATACCCCCGGCAAGACGGCGGCGGACGCTTGGGCCTATCTGTCGGAGCGGGGGGTGTTGATCCGCAAGATGCACTCTTACGGTTTGGCGCATTCCCTGCGCATCTCTATCGGCCCGGAAGAGGAGTTGCAGGAGTGCCTGCGCCTGATCACGGAGTTTCTGGCGGCATGA
- a CDS encoding alpha/beta hydrolase: MRKDPSAPMGSVTPLWLDSKALQGTLTGEAVRRRIDLYLPAGHTGDGLPLLVDLVGFTAGGPAHTNWKNHGENVPERLDRLIHSGAMPPVAVAFPDCFTRLGGNQYVDSVALGAWEQFLIAEMLPLIEGQFGCGGAGRRGVFGKSSGGYGAIYHALKHGGTVWSAAACHSGDMGFELMYRHEFPAVLRTLAKYQGSIPAFLEHFHTALKTRDEDWMTIMLLAQAASFDPDPAAPWGLRLPVDPYTCELIPERWAAWTAYDPLSLAPQYLDNLRALKALFIDCGDADQYNLLYGARRMHRLLTENAVAHLYQEFPDNHSSIDYRMDVSLPILAKALAG, encoded by the coding sequence GTGCGTAAAGACCCTTCCGCCCCGATGGGCAGCGTTACTCCTCTCTGGCTCGACTCAAAAGCCCTCCAGGGCACACTGACGGGGGAGGCGGTGCGGCGGCGCATTGATCTCTATCTACCCGCCGGGCATACGGGCGACGGTTTGCCGTTGCTGGTCGATCTGGTCGGCTTTACCGCGGGCGGCCCGGCGCATACCAATTGGAAGAACCACGGGGAAAATGTGCCGGAACGGTTGGATCGGCTGATCCACAGCGGCGCCATGCCGCCGGTCGCCGTCGCCTTCCCCGATTGCTTTACCCGCCTAGGCGGCAATCAATATGTGGACTCGGTCGCCCTGGGCGCCTGGGAACAGTTCCTGATCGCTGAAATGCTGCCGCTGATCGAAGGCCAGTTCGGTTGCGGTGGCGCGGGGCGGCGGGGCGTTTTTGGGAAGTCGAGCGGCGGCTATGGCGCGATCTATCACGCGCTGAAGCATGGCGGCACGGTCTGGAGTGCGGCGGCCTGCCATTCGGGCGATATGGGGTTCGAGCTGATGTACCGGCACGAGTTTCCTGCCGTGCTGCGGACGCTCGCCAAATATCAGGGCAGCATTCCGGCGTTCCTGGAGCATTTCCATACGGCGCTGAAAACCCGCGACGAGGATTGGATGACGATCATGCTGCTGGCGCAAGCCGCCAGCTTCGATCCCGACCCTGCCGCCCCCTGGGGCTTACGCCTGCCGGTCGATCCCTATACCTGCGAACTGATCCCGGAGCGTTGGGCGGCCTGGACAGCCTATGACCCACTCAGCCTAGCGCCGCAGTATCTCGATAACCTGCGCGCGCTGAAGGCGCTGTTCATCGATTGCGGCGATGCCGACCAGTATAATCTTCTTTATGGCGCCCGGCGGATGCACCGGCTGCTGACGGAGAATGCGGTGGCCCATCTGTATCAGGAGTTTCCAGATAACCATTCCAGCATCGATTATCGTATGGACGTGAGCCTGCCAATTCTGGCGAAAGCCCTGGCGGGCTAG
- a CDS encoding YeeE/YedE family protein, with translation MRLALHFAIGLIFGLGLVLSGMSNPAKVLNFLDLAALPTGGWDPSLAFVLGGAVIIGLIGFQTIPRWRHPLLADHFALPTATRIDRRLLIGPAIFGIGWGLAGFCPGPALVALGTGSTEAALLSVAMLAGMAAGRLAAR, from the coding sequence ATGCGGCTTGCGCTTCATTTCGCCATCGGCCTGATCTTCGGCTTGGGTCTCGTCCTCTCGGGCATGAGCAATCCGGCCAAGGTGCTGAATTTTCTCGATCTCGCGGCCCTTCCGACGGGGGGCTGGGATCCCAGTTTGGCCTTCGTGCTGGGCGGGGCAGTGATCATTGGCCTAATCGGCTTTCAGACCATCCCGCGCTGGCGCCACCCGCTGCTGGCCGACCATTTCGCGCTGCCGACCGCCACGCGGATCGACCGACGCCTTCTGATCGGCCCGGCGATTTTCGGGATTGGCTGGGGACTGGCGGGCTTCTGCCCTGGCCCGGCGCTGGTTGCGCTCGGGACAGGATCGACCGAGGCCGCCCTGCTCAGCGTCGCCATGCTAGCGGGGATGGCCGCCGGGCGCTTAGCGGCCCGCTAA
- a CDS encoding YgaP family membrane protein → MANVGGFDRILRFVVGALLILFPFVPGLQDLVAGWGVWKYALTAAGAVMVLTAAFRFCPAYTLFGIRTCPLSRR, encoded by the coding sequence ATGGCCAATGTCGGTGGTTTCGACCGGATTCTGCGGTTTGTGGTCGGGGCCTTGCTCATTCTGTTTCCTTTCGTGCCGGGCCTTCAGGATTTAGTCGCAGGCTGGGGCGTTTGGAAGTATGCGCTGACCGCGGCGGGCGCGGTGATGGTGCTGACGGCGGCCTTCCGCTTCTGCCCGGCCTACACGCTGTTCGGCATCCGTACCTGTCCCCTATCGCGGCGATAA
- a CDS encoding MBL fold metallo-hydrolase — MTAALAAPDVTGFFDAPTNTISYVVADPATKACAIIDSVLDFDYPAGRTGTSAADAIIAFVRHQGLTLDWLIETHVHADHLSAAPYLQQKLGGKIGIGEHIRTVQTTFGTIFNETAQFHRDGSQFDHLFRDGETYRIGGLTGTALHTPGHTPACMTHVIGDAAFVGDTIFMPDGGSARADFPGGDARTLYRSMRRILALPPETRLFMCHDYGPNGRDIRWETTVAAERAENIHVHDGMTEDAFVALREARDRTLGMPRLILPALQVNMRAGHLPPAEDNGTAYLRIPLNAL; from the coding sequence ATGACCGCTGCGCTTGCCGCGCCGGATGTGACCGGCTTTTTCGATGCTCCGACGAATACCATCAGCTATGTGGTCGCCGACCCCGCGACCAAGGCCTGCGCAATCATCGATTCGGTGCTGGATTTCGACTATCCCGCCGGGCGGACCGGCACCAGTGCCGCCGATGCGATCATCGCCTTCGTCCGCCACCAGGGGCTGACGCTGGACTGGTTGATCGAAACCCATGTCCACGCCGATCACCTGTCGGCGGCCCCCTATCTTCAGCAAAAGCTGGGCGGCAAGATTGGGATTGGCGAGCATATCCGCACCGTCCAGACGACCTTCGGCACGATCTTCAACGAAACGGCACAGTTTCACCGCGACGGTAGCCAGTTCGATCACCTGTTCCGCGATGGCGAGACCTATCGGATCGGTGGTTTAACCGGAACCGCCCTGCACACCCCCGGCCATACGCCCGCCTGCATGACCCATGTGATTGGCGATGCGGCTTTCGTGGGCGATACGATCTTCATGCCGGATGGCGGCTCCGCCCGCGCCGATTTTCCCGGCGGCGACGCGCGCACCCTCTACCGCTCCATGCGGCGCATTCTGGCGCTGCCGCCGGAAACCCGGCTGTTCATGTGCCATGATTACGGCCCCAATGGGCGGGACATCCGCTGGGAAACCACCGTCGCCGCCGAACGGGCCGAGAATATCCATGTACACGATGGGATGACCGAGGACGCATTTGTTGCCCTTCGCGAAGCGCGCGACCGGACGTTAGGCATGCCGCGCCTGATCCTGCCCGCGCTGCAAGTGAATATGCGCGCGGGCCACCTGCCGCCCGCCGAAGACAATGGCACCGCCTATCTTAGAATCCCCTTGAACGCGCTATGA
- a CDS encoding LysE family translocator has protein sequence MGIHDLWLFILAGALLNVTPGPDMALVIARSTQHGPRAGIAAALGIGVGTFFHIAAAAVGISALILASAWAFTAVKWIGALYLIYLGIQTLRATFGQAQAAAPLVAAAPASLAQIFRQGVLTNALNPKVAIFFLAFLPQFVDADAPSTAMAFLTLGLIFDVVGTLWNVAVALAAGWLAATAPSQRLKLWLERGIGALFVGVGVKLALSGRD, from the coding sequence ATGGGTATTCACGATCTTTGGCTGTTCATTCTGGCGGGCGCGCTGCTGAATGTAACGCCCGGCCCCGATATGGCGCTGGTCATCGCCCGCAGCACGCAGCACGGCCCCCGCGCCGGGATCGCTGCTGCGCTGGGGATTGGTGTTGGCACCTTCTTTCATATCGCGGCGGCGGCAGTGGGGATTTCGGCGCTGATCCTAGCTTCGGCCTGGGCTTTTACCGCCGTGAAATGGATTGGCGCGCTGTATTTGATCTACCTTGGGATCCAGACTCTGCGGGCAACCTTCGGCCAGGCTCAGGCCGCCGCGCCGCTTGTCGCCGCTGCGCCCGCTAGCCTTGCACAGATTTTCCGCCAAGGGGTGCTGACCAATGCGCTGAACCCCAAGGTGGCGATCTTCTTTCTCGCCTTCCTACCGCAGTTCGTCGATGCCGATGCGCCGTCGACAGCGATGGCGTTTCTAACTCTCGGTCTGATTTTCGATGTGGTCGGAACCCTGTGGAACGTGGCGGTGGCCCTCGCCGCCGGGTGGCTTGCCGCAACGGCCCCGTCGCAGCGCCTAAAACTGTGGCTTGAGCGCGGTATCGGGGCTTTGTTCGTCGGCGTTGGGGTGAAGCTTGCCCTGTCGGGGCGGGATTAG
- a CDS encoding ArsR/SmtB family transcription factor — protein MTHPMAVLPLADMEAKAEEASRVLTAMANPKRLLTLCHLLEGEKSVGALAEAVELAQAALSQHLGKMRALGLVETRRDGQTIYYRLASAEVRAILETLYRLYCAPDCA, from the coding sequence ATGACCCACCCAATGGCGGTACTGCCCCTGGCGGATATGGAAGCGAAAGCGGAAGAAGCTAGCCGCGTGCTCACGGCAATGGCAAACCCCAAGCGGCTGCTGACACTATGCCATTTGCTGGAGGGGGAGAAATCGGTCGGCGCTTTGGCGGAGGCTGTGGAGTTGGCGCAGGCCGCCCTATCCCAGCATCTCGGCAAGATGCGCGCCCTCGGCTTGGTCGAAACCCGCCGCGATGGCCAGACGATCTATTACCGCTTGGCTAGCGCTGAAGTCCGGGCGATCTTGGAGACGCTTTATCGGCTTTATTGCGCCCCCGACTGCGCGTGA
- a CDS encoding prephenate/arogenate dehydrogenase family protein encodes MSAGVAPFERVLIAGIGLIGSSFALALRRAGVAKQIVAFDHTPAHIDEALHLGIADEAGNDPALAAGADLVVLCVPVGACGKVAAKLAPHLSEGAIVTDVGSVKQAVIRDVAPVLPPHVHFIAGHPIAGTEHSGPAAGFAELFDGRHCILTPAEGANPEAVARLQTAWEAVGSRVTIMSAEHHDRVLAITSHLPHLIAYTIVGTATDLEEHMQQEVIKYSAGGFRDFTRIAASDPVMWRDVFLNNREAVLEMLGRLHEDLGLLARAIRIGDGATLEEKFATTRAIRRGIIAAKQA; translated from the coding sequence ATGAGTGCTGGGGTTGCCCCCTTCGAGCGGGTGTTGATTGCAGGGATTGGGCTGATCGGCAGTTCCTTTGCGCTCGCCCTGCGCCGGGCCGGGGTAGCGAAGCAGATCGTTGCCTTTGATCATACGCCGGCTCATATCGACGAAGCCTTGCACTTGGGGATCGCGGATGAGGCGGGGAATGATCCGGCGCTCGCCGCCGGGGCCGATTTGGTCGTGCTCTGCGTGCCGGTCGGCGCGTGTGGCAAGGTCGCGGCTAAGCTGGCACCCCATTTGAGCGAGGGGGCCATCGTCACCGATGTTGGCTCGGTCAAGCAGGCGGTGATCCGCGACGTGGCGCCGGTGCTGCCGCCGCACGTCCATTTTATCGCCGGGCATCCGATTGCCGGGACCGAACATTCCGGCCCTGCTGCGGGCTTTGCCGAACTGTTTGACGGGCGCCACTGCATTCTGACCCCCGCCGAGGGGGCGAACCCAGAGGCGGTGGCTCGGTTGCAAACCGCGTGGGAAGCCGTTGGCAGCCGGGTGACGATCATGAGCGCGGAGCATCACGACAGGGTGCTGGCCATCACCTCCCACCTGCCGCACCTTATCGCCTATACCATCGTCGGCACCGCCACCGACCTTGAAGAGCATATGCAGCAGGAAGTGATTAAATATTCGGCGGGCGGTTTTCGCGATTTTACCCGCATCGCTGCCTCCGACCCGGTGATGTGGCGCGATGTGTTCCTGAATAACCGCGAGGCGGTGCTGGAAATGTTGGGCCGTTTGCACGAAGACCTCGGCCTGCTCGCCCGCGCCATCCGCATCGGCGACGGTGCGACGCTGGAGGAGAAATTCGCCACCACCCGCGCCATCCGCCGGGGCATCATCGCGGCGAAACAGGCAT
- the pheA gene encoding chorismate mutase, protein MMTDAGDIPPQTPTDAAPQRLAALREEIDRLDNQIHDLLMRRAEIVAEVGSAKRGANPTFLRPAREAEILRRLVARHQGSLPFGTVARIWREIVGGMTMIQGKFGIAVYLPEGDGTYWDLARDQFGVLPSVTVHLSAGSVLRAVSDDPAMLGVLPWPQEGDSDPWWQYVQQADDHTPRIVARLPAYGAANGPSALVIARAPLEASGEDRSFLVVETLKEISRTRLLSRVGAAGFTVDWITDQLDKPGLPGLHLIEVEGFVIETDPRLLALHRDNPEEIGQPRVIGGYPMPLRRK, encoded by the coding sequence ATGATGACCGACGCGGGTGACATCCCCCCCCAGACCCCGACCGATGCGGCGCCGCAGCGGCTGGCGGCGCTGCGCGAGGAAATCGACCGGCTGGATAATCAGATCCATGATCTGCTGATGCGCCGGGCGGAAATCGTTGCCGAGGTGGGCAGCGCCAAGCGCGGCGCCAACCCCACTTTCCTGCGCCCGGCGCGCGAAGCGGAGATTTTGCGGCGCCTCGTCGCCCGCCATCAAGGCAGTCTGCCCTTCGGCACGGTTGCCCGCATTTGGCGCGAAATCGTCGGCGGCATGACGATGATCCAGGGTAAGTTCGGCATTGCCGTCTATCTGCCGGAGGGGGATGGCACCTATTGGGATTTGGCGCGCGACCAGTTCGGCGTGCTGCCGAGCGTGACGGTGCATTTGTCGGCGGGGTCGGTCTTGCGCGCGGTCAGCGACGATCCGGCGATGCTGGGGGTGCTGCCCTGGCCGCAGGAAGGCGATTCGGACCCTTGGTGGCAGTATGTGCAGCAGGCCGATGATCATACGCCGCGCATTGTTGCCCGCCTGCCTGCCTATGGCGCCGCGAATGGCCCGTCGGCCTTGGTGATCGCGCGGGCGCCGCTGGAAGCGTCGGGCGAGGATCGTAGTTTCCTGGTGGTGGAAACCTTGAAGGAAATCAGCCGAACCCGTTTGCTATCGCGCGTTGGGGCGGCGGGATTCACGGTGGATTGGATTACCGATCAGCTTGATAAGCCCGGCCTGCCGGGCCTGCATCTGATTGAGGTGGAGGGGTTCGTCATCGAAACCGACCCGCGCTTGCTGGCCCTCCACCGTGACAATCCCGAAGAAATTGGCCAACCGCGCGTGATTGGTGGCTATCCGATGCCGCTGCGCCGCAAATAA